CGATATCCTTGCCTTCGCCCTGGTACTGGTGCTGACCGCGATCCTCGTCGTCGGCATGAAGCTGTCCGCCCGGGTCACCTCGGTCGTGGTGGCGATCAAGGTCGCGGTGGTCCTCATGGTGATCATCGCGGGCCTGTTCTTCATCAAGGCCGAGAACTACAAGCCCTTCATCCCGCCGGCCGAGAAGCAGCCCGCCGGCTCCGGCTGGGACGCGCCGCTCGTACAGCTCATGTTCGGCTACGAACCCACGAACTTCGGCGTGATGGGCATCTTCACGGCCGCCTCCATCGTCTTCTTCGCCTTCATCGGCTTCGACGTGGTGGCCACCGCCGCCGAGGAGACCAAGCTGCCCCAGCGCGACATGCCGCGCGGCATCCTCGGCTCGCTGATCATCTGCACGGTGCTCTACGTGGCGGTCTCCATCGTGGTCACCGGCATGCAGAACTACCGCGAACTCTCCGTCAGCGCCCCGCTCGCCGACGCCTTCAAGGCCACCGGGCACCCCTTCTACGCCGGGCTGATCAGCTTCGGCGCGGCCGTCGGACTCACCACGGTCTGCATGATCCTGCTGCTCGGCCAGACCCGGGTCTTCTTCGCGATGAGCCGCGACGGCCTGCTCCCGCGCTTCTTCTCCAAGACGCACCCGCGCTTCCGCACGCCCTACCGCCCGACGATCCTGCTCGGCGTGGTGATCGCGATCGTCGCCGGGTTCACGAGCATCGAGGAACTGGCCACCCTGGTGAACATCGGCACGCTCTTCGCGTTCGTCGTCGTCGCCCTCGGCGTCCTGGTCCTGCGCCGCACCCAGCCGAACCTGCCCCGCGCGTTCCGTACCCCGTGGGTGCCGGTGCTCCCGATCGCCTCGGTGGCCGCGTCGGTCTGGCTGATGCTCAACCTCCCGGTGGAGACCTGGGTCCGTTTCGGCGCCTGGATGGTCCTCGGGGTGATCATCTACTTCGTGTACGGGCGCTCCCACAGCCGTATGGCCGAGGAGGGCCGCTGACGTCCGGGCCGGTCCGGCTCCTCACGGAGCGTCCCCGCCCGGCGCCCGCAGCCCGACCTGCCCGGCCAGGAACGCGAGGCACTCGGCCTCCAGCGCCACCACACGCGAGACGGCTCGGGCGCCGTGCCCGACGCCGCGTTCCAGCCGCAGCAGGACCGGCCCTGCCCCGGACGTGGCGTGTTGCAGAGCAGCGCACATCTTGCGGGCGTGGAGCGGATCGGTCCGGGTGTCGCCGTCCGAGGCGGCCAGCAGCACCGCCGGGTAGCTGACGCCGGGCGTGACACGGTGGTACGGGGAGTAGCCCAGCAGCGTCCGCGCCTGTGCGGGGTCGCGCACACTGCCGTACTCGGGCACCCAGCTGGGCCCCAGCCCCGACCTCTCGAAGCGGACCATGTCCAGGAGCGGGACCCGGCACACCGCGGCGGCGTACTTCCCGGGCTCCTGGGTCAGGGCCGCTCCGACCAGGAGCCCGCCGTTGGAGGAGCCCATGACCGCGACCCTGCCGGGCGCCGCCCAGCCGGCCGCCAGCAGGTGGTCGGAGGCGGCGGCGAAGTCGTCGAACGTGTTCTGCTTCTCGGCCCCGCTGCCCGCGAGGTGCCACTCCTCGCCCTCCTCACCGCCGCCGCGCAGCCCCGCCCAGGCGAAGACGCCGCCCGCCCTGACCCAGGCGAGAATCTGGGGCCGGTACCGCGGCGACATGATCTGGCCGAAGCCGCCGTATCCGGTGAGCAGGGCCGGGCGCGGCATGTCCGGGCGACCGGTGGGGGAGATCACGAACATCCGTACGGTCGTCCCGTCCCGGGAGGGGAAGGCGACCTGTCGGGTGACCGCCCCTTCGGCTTCGGGTGCGCTCCGGGCACCGTGCTCCCAGCGCGTCACGCGGCGGGTCCGCCCGTCGAAGCGGAGGACGCGCGTCGGCGTCACGAAGTCGGTGTAGGTGAACCAGGCCTCGTGGCTGCCGGGCGGCCCGGCGGCGAAGCCACCGACGGAGCCGCTGCCCGGCAGCGGCACCGAGGCCACCTGCCTGCCGTCCGTCAGGTCGTGCACGGTCACCTCCGCCACCGTGTGGCGGGTCCAGGCGGCCAGGCCGAGCGGGTGGTCGAGTTCGGGCCCCGCGACCACAGCGAAGTCGGTGAGGACCGCGTCGGGACGTCCCGCCACCACCTCCCGCCACGCCTCGGGGCCCCGGTGGAGCGCGTCCGGCGGGCACGCGACGACATGGCCGCGAGCGGCGCCGTGGTCGGTGCGCAGCCACACCGGGTCCCGCGGACCGGTGCCGGGCGCCACGTGCAGATGGGTGGCGGCCGGAATGTTTTCCTGGACCGGCACCAGCGCCGGCCTCTCCAGCGGTCCCGCGGTCAGGTCGGCCAGGTAGAGGTCGGTGCGCCGGCCGGTGCCGAGCGTGGCCCTGACCCCGAGCCAGCGGCCGTCGGCGGACACGGACACGCTGTAGAACTGGGTCCTGTCCCGGCCCTCGCCGAAGACCAGGACGTCGGCGCCGGGAGCGGTCCCGACCCGGTGCAGCCAGACCCGTCGGTGGTACTGCTCCTCGCCGGGGTTCAGCCGCGGGTCCAGCCGCCGGACGTAGTAGAACGCCCCGCCGCCGGGCAGCCAGGCGACCGACGACCTCCGCACCCGGTCCACCGGCCCGTCGACGACCTTCCCGGTCGCCACGTCGATCACCCGGAGCCGCGAGTCCTCGGTGCCGTCCCGGGAGACCTGGAAGGCCAGCAGATCGCCCTCCAGGGAGGGCTGCCAGGCGTCGAGGACGGTGCGGCCGGAAGGATCGAGGACCTCGGTGTCCAGCAGCACCCGCCCGGTGTCCGCCCCGGGCTCCGCCACCATGAGCACCGGATGCTCCTGGCCCGCGTCCTGCCGCAGCCAGAAGACCCGGCCGCCGCGGACCCTGGGCGGTGTCGCGCGGTCGACGGCGGTGAGCGCCGCCACCTCCGCCTCCCACCGCCCCCGGCCGGGCCAGGCCGCCCGCTCCGCCGCGTAGAGGGCCTCCTGCTCGGCGTCCCAGCGGATCACCTCGTCCGCCTTCGCGTCCTCCAGCCAGCGGTACGGGTCGGGGACGCG
The nucleotide sequence above comes from Streptomyces sp. NBC_01116. Encoded proteins:
- a CDS encoding amino acid permease yields the protein MFRTKSVEQSIRDTEEPEHALKKSLSALDLTVFGVGVVIGTGIFVLTGQVAKETAGPATAIAFAVAGVVCALAALCYAEFASTVPVAGSAYTFAYAALGELVAWIIGWDLVLEFALGTAVVAVGWSGYVRSLMDNVDWTMPEVLSGTDVAEGFGFDILAFALVLVLTAILVVGMKLSARVTSVVVAIKVAVVLMVIIAGLFFIKAENYKPFIPPAEKQPAGSGWDAPLVQLMFGYEPTNFGVMGIFTAASIVFFAFIGFDVVATAAEETKLPQRDMPRGILGSLIICTVLYVAVSIVVTGMQNYRELSVSAPLADAFKATGHPFYAGLISFGAAVGLTTVCMILLLGQTRVFFAMSRDGLLPRFFSKTHPRFRTPYRPTILLGVVIAIVAGFTSIEELATLVNIGTLFAFVVVALGVLVLRRTQPNLPRAFRTPWVPVLPIASVAASVWLMLNLPVETWVRFGAWMVLGVIIYFVYGRSHSRMAEEGR
- a CDS encoding prolyl oligopeptidase family protein; this translates as MTAAARPAQHEYPRAARQDVVDELHGVRVPDPYRWLEDAKADEVIRWDAEQEALYAAERAAWPGRGRWEAEVAALTAVDRATPPRVRGGRVFWLRQDAGQEHPVLMVAEPGADTGRVLLDTEVLDPSGRTVLDAWQPSLEGDLLAFQVSRDGTEDSRLRVIDVATGKVVDGPVDRVRRSSVAWLPGGGAFYYVRRLDPRLNPGEEQYHRRVWLHRVGTAPGADVLVFGEGRDRTQFYSVSVSADGRWLGVRATLGTGRRTDLYLADLTAGPLERPALVPVQENIPAATHLHVAPGTGPRDPVWLRTDHGAARGHVVACPPDALHRGPEAWREVVAGRPDAVLTDFAVVAGPELDHPLGLAAWTRHTVAEVTVHDLTDGRQVASVPLPGSGSVGGFAAGPPGSHEAWFTYTDFVTPTRVLRFDGRTRRVTRWEHGARSAPEAEGAVTRQVAFPSRDGTTVRMFVISPTGRPDMPRPALLTGYGGFGQIMSPRYRPQILAWVRAGGVFAWAGLRGGGEEGEEWHLAGSGAEKQNTFDDFAAASDHLLAAGWAAPGRVAVMGSSNGGLLVGAALTQEPGKYAAAVCRVPLLDMVRFERSGLGPSWVPEYGSVRDPAQARTLLGYSPYHRVTPGVSYPAVLLAASDGDTRTDPLHARKMCAALQHATSGAGPVLLRLERGVGHGARAVSRVVALEAECLAFLAGQVGLRAPGGDAP